A part of Xenopus tropicalis strain Nigerian chromosome 4, UCB_Xtro_10.0, whole genome shotgun sequence genomic DNA contains:
- the tcp11l1 gene encoding T-complex protein 11-like protein 1 (The RefSeq protein has 1 substitution compared to this genomic sequence), protein MPLDPDKPGTGEGAPSDPNRERNVENPVEESVRKRIRQSTPSPHRGNTPQASPPRFVSVEELMEAAKGVTNMALAHEIVLNGGFQIKPKEPPEGSLEKHVRDIVHKAFWDCFEAQFREDPPVYDHAIILLAEIKEALSSFLLPGHTRLKNQINEVLDLDLIKQEAENGALNIPRLAEFIIGMMGTLCAPARDEEIRKLRHIKEPIALFRAIFSVLDLMKVDMANFAISSVRPHLMQQSVEYERKKFQDFLEKQQDSLDIVTQWLQEAADALAPSRPEDAGPVAAEAADRTLCPVTVLNQAYVKLLSWDHRHKLFPETLLMDQIRFQEMQVELAQLTLLGTLLLITHNSAGPALSGHQEFQDRIKNIIKVLLQDVGSAPISTNDVLATVSEKICLELNSSLAQYGFTPFSAEREAALKGQIQSAGSPSNQIYRLIDNRIQTFLLNSLGSSSLRSLPTLPSGLGPIQKELEETTVKFVRLVNYNKMVFSPYYDSALSKILNIAGTRA, encoded by the exons ATGCCACTGGATCCCGATAAGCCCGGTACTGGCGAGGGAGCGCCCAGCGATCCCAACAGAGAGAGAAATGTAGAGAACCCCGTAGAGGAATCTGTAAGAAAGAGAATTCGGCAGAGCACCCCAAGCCCTCACAGAGGAAACACTCCCCAGG CAAGTCCCCCCCGGTTTGTTTCTGTGGAAGAACTGATGGAGGCTGCAAAAGGTGTAACTAACATGGCACTGGCACACGAGATTGTACTCAACGGAGGTTTCCAGATCAAACCCAAGGAACCCCCAGAAGGAAG CCTGGAGAAGCATGTACGGGACATTGTACACAAGGCATTCTGGGATTGCTTCGAAGCACAGTTCCGGGAAGACCCCCCAGTGTATGACCATGCCATTATACTGCTGGCAGAAATTAAAGAG GCACTTTCTTCCTTCCTGCTCCCTGGCCACACTCGGTTAAAGAACCAAATTAACGAGGTTCTAGACTTGGACCTCATCAAGCAAGAAGCGGAGAATGGAGCTCTGAACATCCCCCGGCTGGCTGAATTTATCATTGGGATGATGGGGACCCTGTGTGCCCCAGCCAGGGATGAGGAGATCAGAAAGCTCAGGCACATTAAAGAGCCCATAGCTTTATTCAG AGCCATCTTCTCGGTTCTAGACCTTATGAAGGTGGACATGGCCAACTTTGCTATCAGTAGCGTTCGGCCGCACTTGATGCAGCAGTCTGTGGAATACGAAAGGAAGAAATTCCAGGATTTCCTTGAGAAGCAACAAG ATTCACTTGATATTGTCACCCAGTGGCTGCAGGAGGCTGCCGATGCCCTGGCTCCATCACGGCCTGAAGACGCTGGCCCGGTGGCTGCAGAAGCGGCTGATAGAACCCTGTGTCCTGTTACGGTGCTGAACCAGGCGTACGTGAAACTGCTGTCATGGGATCATAGGCACAAGCCATTCCCAGAG ACTCTCTTAATGGACCAAATTCGTTTCCAAGAAATGCAGGTGGAGCTTGCCCAGCTTACTCTTCTGGGAACCTTGCTCTTAATAACCCACAATTCCGCCGGCCCTGCCCTTTCTGGGCACCAAGAATTCCAGGACAGGATAAAGAACATCATTAAAGTGCTGTTACAGGACGTGGGCTCTGC GCCCATCAGTACAAATGACGTGTTGGCGACTGTGAGCGAGAAGATTTGCTTAGAGCTGAACAGTTCACTCGCTCAGTACGGCTTCACTCCATTCTCAGCAGAGAGAGAGGCGGCACTGAAAGGGCAGATTCAGAGCGCAGGAAGCCCCTCCAATCAAATTTACCGGCTAATAG ACAACAGAATACAAACCTTTCTGCTAAACTCTCTGGGCTCCAGCAGCCTCCGGTCTCTTCCAACATTGCCAAGTGGATTGGGCCCAATTCAGAAAGAACTTGAGGAGACTACGGTGAAATTTGTCCGTCTCGTCAACTACAACAAAATGGTGTTCAGTCCGTATTATGACTCGGCCCTAAGCAAAATCCTGAATATCGCAGGAACCCGTGCTTAA
- the tcp11l1 gene encoding T-complex protein 11-like protein 1 isoform X1, whose product MPLDPDKPGTGEGAPSDPNRERNVENPVEESVRKRIRQSTPSPHRGNTPQASPPRFVSVEELMEAAKGVTNMALAHEIVLNGGFQIKPKEPPEGSLEKHVRDIVHKAFWDCFEAQFREDPPVYDHAIILLAEIKEALSSFLLPGHTRLKNQINEVLDLDLIKQEAENGALNIPRLAEFIIGMMGTLCAPARDEEIRKLRHIKEPIALFRAIFSVLDLMKVDMANFAISSVRPHLMQQSVEYERKKFQDFLEKQQDSLDIVTQWLQEAADALAPSRPEDAGPVAAEAADRTLCPVTVLNQAYVKLLSWDHRHKPFPETLLMDQIRFQEMQVELAQLTLLGTLLLITHNSAGPALSGHQEFQDRIKNIIKVLLQDVGSAPISTNDVLATVSEKICLELNSSLAQYGFTPFSAEREAALKGQIQSAGSPSNQIYRLIDNRIQTFLLNSLGSSSLRSLPTLPSGLGPIQKELEETTVKFVRLVNYNKMVFSPYYDSALSKILNIAGTRA is encoded by the exons ATGCCACTGGATCCCGATAAGCCCGGTACTGGCGAGGGAGCGCCCAGCGATCCCAACAGAGAGAGAAATGTAGAGAACCCCGTAGAGGAATCTGTAAGAAAGAGAATTCGGCAGAGCACCCCAAGCCCTCACAGAGGAAACACTCCCCAGG CAAGTCCCCCCCGGTTTGTTTCTGTGGAAGAACTGATGGAGGCTGCAAAAGGTGTAACTAACATGGCACTGGCACACGAGATTGTACTCAACGGAGGTTTCCAGATCAAACCCAAGGAACCCCCAGAAGGAAG CCTGGAGAAGCATGTACGGGACATTGTACACAAGGCATTCTGGGATTGCTTCGAAGCACAGTTCCGGGAAGACCCCCCAGTGTATGACCATGCCATTATACTGCTGGCAGAAATTAAAGAG GCACTTTCTTCCTTCCTGCTCCCTGGCCACACTCGGTTAAAGAACCAAATTAACGAGGTTCTAGACTTGGACCTCATCAAGCAAGAAGCGGAGAATGGAGCTCTGAACATCCCCCGGCTGGCTGAATTTATCATTGGGATGATGGGGACCCTGTGTGCCCCAGCCAGGGATGAGGAGATCAGAAAGCTCAGGCACATTAAAGAGCCCATAGCTTTATTCAG AGCCATCTTCTCGGTTCTAGACCTTATGAAGGTGGACATGGCCAACTTTGCTATCAGTAGCGTTCGGCCGCACTTGATGCAGCAGTCTGTGGAATACGAAAGGAAGAAATTCCAGGATTTCCTTGAGAAGCAACAAG ATTCACTTGATATTGTCACCCAGTGGCTGCAGGAGGCTGCCGATGCCCTGGCTCCATCACGGCCTGAAGACGCTGGCCCGGTGGCTGCAGAAGCGGCTGATAGAACCCTGTGTCCTGTTACGGTGCTGAACCAGGCGTACGTGAAACTGCTGTCATGGGATCATAGGCACAAGCCATTCCCAGAG ACTCTCTTAATGGACCAAATTCGTTTCCAAGAAATGCAGGTGGAGCTTGCCCAGCTTACTCTTCTGGGAACCTTGCTCTTAATAACCCACAATTCCGCCGGCCCTGCCCTTTCTGGGCACCAAGAATTCCAGGACAGGATAAAGAACATCATTAAAGTGCTGTTACAGGACGTGGGCTCTGC GCCCATCAGTACAAATGACGTGTTGGCGACTGTGAGCGAGAAGATTTGCTTAGAGCTGAACAGTTCACTCGCTCAGTACGGCTTCACTCCATTCTCAGCAGAGAGAGAGGCGGCACTGAAAGGGCAGATTCAGAGCGCAGGAAGCCCCTCCAATCAAATTTACCGGCTAATAG ACAACAGAATACAAACCTTTCTGCTAAACTCTCTGGGCTCCAGCAGCCTCCGGTCTCTTCCAACATTGCCAAGTGGATTGGGCCCAATTCAGAAAGAACTTGAGGAGACTACGGTGAAATTTGTCCGTCTCGTCAACTACAACAAAATGGTGTTCAGTCCGTATTATGACTCGGCCCTAAGCAAAATCCTGAATATCGCAGGAACCCGTGCTTAA